The genomic interval TCCATAAATCACACCTCCTACATCAATTTCAGCATACATAGGTTCTAATCTTATTATCGTTCCTCTTAATCCAACAATCACCAATTTCTCCTTTTTTATAATAAACTCATTAAAGAATCTTTATTTTATTCAACATTTAGGAACGCACTTCTCTCACAAGCTTTAGCTGTCCTTTATTAATACCAATATTTACCTCCTCTCCATCGCTTAAAATCATAATATCCTTACTCTCTGGGAAAAAACTCTCATAAACAACTTCATTTTCCTTTTGCCACGCTACATCACTTGTGATTTTTGCATCTTGAGTTTGTTTATCAAGAGATTCAAGACGCTTATCCAAATCTCTACTTTGTTGCTTAAGGGCTACTAACCTTTCTTTAAGATATTTCGTGCGTTGAAGTAAAATAACGTATTGTGCCATACTATCAATGATATTGCGCTCATTGGGTTTTTTATTTTTTTTGTTTTCCTCCATAATAGCTTTTATTTTTTCTACTACAGGTTTTGTTTTACGCACACGCACCAAATCTTTATTAAGCACAGCAAGGAGGGTATTCATCTCTTGGATATTCTGTGTAATTTGTTCGGTAATAGATTGCACCTCTTCTTGTGCCTTAAGAGAAGCACGCGAAGAGAGTGTAAAACGATTTTCTCCTCCGCTCATATTTTTAATATGTAAATGCTCTGACACAAAGATCTTTGTGTGGGAATGTAAGGTAGCAATTGTAATATTTCTTGCTTTAATAGTGCCTCCATTTGCTTGCTCAATAAATACTTCTTCGCCATCTATATTACCTAATTCAAGGCGCTCTACACGAACTTTATCGCCCATAACTTCACCTTTATGCAAATCAATATTTACTTCATCAGCTTTTATCGTGGAGCTTTGATGTGTTTGCCCATTGATTTCAATCTTCTTCCCTACTATTTTAGTATTTTCTGCCACACTTCCAAAAATTTTTATTTCACTTGCCTCAAGCGTAATACCTGCACCTATCGCATCTTGATTGGGGTCGCCACAAGTTACTTCTACTACAAAACCTTTTTTGTCACCTCCAAGCAATGAACCATTTTTACGTGAGCTCACTTCTGCAAAATTAAAATCTGTAATTACACGTAACTCACCCTCACTCATTCCTACATAGCCATCTTGTAATGCATAATACTCAATGCTCCCCTCTTTTTCTTCTTTGCGAAACTCATTATCTTTAAATTTAAGCTTTGCTTCTTCATTACCAATATCTGCACCCTCTGCATGTTTTTTGGCGTGTATATATTCACCCTTAAGGTTACGTCCGCTTACACCTACCTGTGGTTTAAGGCTTAAACCCACCAAATCTCCACTCTTTGCAGCATAAGAAGCAAAATCTATACTTTGAGTATGTGTTTTATTCCATTCATCTTTAAGCGTAAATATGAATTTTGCCCCCATTTCTGGTATGAATCCACTTGCCTTAGCAAGGGCAATGCTTTGAGAAGATTGTATTTTCCCTTGAATATTAAGATGAGAAAATAGCTCTTTGAGCGCATTAATTTCTTGTTTAATATCCTCATCAAATAACCTCACAATAATATGTTGACATATTTTTTTACGCGTAATCTCTGTATAAAGCTCTTCAAAAAATGTATCATCATTACGCACTTCTAGCCCTTCTTTAAGCTCCAAAACTAATTCATAACATTCACTATCCATTTTAAGCCCAACAAAAGGTGCTAAATCCCCTTTTTTTAATCCACGCAACAAAATATCATAAACCTGTTTAATTTCAAAATCATTTTTATTATATTCTGCATCATCACTTAGAATCCTTGCTCTCTCCTGTCCTTCAAGTAGGCTAAAATCCTTCTTTTTTTCGCCTCTATAAAAAGTGCTAATGCGCAATATATCAAAGCTTACCATATGCTCTTCAAAGGCATAAAGTTCAGTTATTTTTTTAAGTTCCATACCTACATCAACACAGCCCTTAATTGAGATAGGTTCAAAAAACTGCATAAAAACCTCCATAGCTTAAAGTTTGTTTATTGTAGCTATAATTCTACACTTTATTTCTTTATTAAAAGGCAAAATTTGATTAAAAAAGCATTTTTAACAAATAGTAGCGGAATTTTACTCTCTAGGATAGCAGGATTAATTCGTGATTTATGCACAGCAAAATTTCTAGGTGCAAGCGTGTATAGCGATATTTTCTTTGCTGCTTTTAAGCTCCCTAACCTCTTTCGCCGTGTATTTGGTGAAGGAGCCTTTACACAAAGTTTTTTGCCTAACTTCATTCATAGTCGCAAAAAAGGTATGTTTGCCTTGATTACTTTTATTATTTTTGCAGTTTTTATTTTATTTCTCTCGCTTTTGGTGGTATTTTTTAGTGGATTCTTTACAAAACTTCTTGCGTATGGTTTTAATGATGCAACCATTGAGCTTGCCAAACCCATTGTGGTGATTAATTTTTGGTATTTAGAACTTGTTTTTATTGTTACTTTTCTTTCCTCTTTATTGCAATATAAAAACTGCTTTTGGGTTAATGCTTACAATACCGCGCTTTTAAATATTGCAATGATTAGCGCTTTGCTTTTAGCACAAAATAAAGATTCTATGCAAATTGTCTATATGCTAAGTTATGGTGTGCTATGCGGTGGAGTAGCGCAAATTATACTCCATTTTTATCCACTCTATCGCTTGGGATTTTTTAAACTCTTATGGGTAGGTGTGATAGAGTTGTGGCAATGGATACACATTAAAGAACCAAATTCTAAACTCAAATGCAAAATCCGCTATGCCAAAATTGAAATAAAAACTTTCTTTAAACAATTCTTTCCTGCTATGCTCGGGAGCTCTACAGCCCAACTTGCTACTTTTACAGATACACTCCTCGCCTCATTTCTTATCAGCGGGAGTATTAGCGCACTCTATTATGCTAACAGAATCTTTCAGTTTCCCCTTGCAATCTTTGCCATAGCCATATCAACCGCACTCTTTCCCCTTGTAGCAAAAGCAATTAAAAACAAACAAGCCGATGTCGCACTTAATGCCTTAAAAAAATCATTTTGGTTTTTGCTTATTGTCCTTTGTGTATGTGTGCTTGGTGGTATTATGCTAAGCGAAGAGATTATCAGCCTTCTTTATCAATGGGGAAAATTCAGTGCAGATGACACTCTTATCGTAGCACAAGTTTTTAGCGCGTATATGATTGGTTTAGTGCCTTTTGGGTTAAGTAAAATTTTCTCCCTTTGGCTTTATTCTCATCAAATGCAAGGCAAAGCCGCAAAGATTTCAGCTATCTCTTTAGGCTGTGGGGTAATATTCTCTCTTGTGCTTATGCACCCATTTGGGGCAATGGGATTAGCATTATCGGGCAGTTTGAGCGGATTTGTGCTTTTTGTCCTCACAATTAGAATCTTTGGCTTCAAACAATTCTTAGCTATAATAAATAACAAAAAAGCGTGGTTACTTCTTGTAGGCATTGTGGGTTTGGAATCTCTACTTTTGTGGTATCTCAAACCCTATGTCAAAGCACTCGTTGATGCTTTTCATCTCTTTGTAAGGAACATTTTATGATTACTCTTTTTGATAGTGCTAAAAAACAAAAGATCCCTTTTACTCCTATACAAGATAATCAGATTCGATTATATGTGTGCGGTCCAACTGTGTATGATGATGCTCATTTAGGGCACGCTCGTAGCTCTATTGTTTTTGATTTATGGCGACGATTATTTTTATTTTTGGGATTTGAAGTAGTATTTGTTAAAAACTTTACAGACATTGATGATAAAATTATTAAAAAATCTCTTCAAAACAATGCAAGTGTGCAAGAGATAGGTTCGCACTATATCCATTCATATCTTAAAGATATGGCTTCTCTTGGCGTATTGCGTGCAGATATTGAGCCAAAAGCAACCGATAATCTACCCCAAATGTGCGAGATGATACAAACCTTGCTTCATAAAGGTTACGCTTATGAGGGTGAAAATAGTGATATTTATCTTCGTATCCACAAAGATAAAAACTATGGTGCTCTCTCTCAACGCCTTGAACAAAGCCATACCCAAAGTCGTATTCAAAATGCACAAGACAAGCTTGAACATAATGATTTTGCCCTTTGGAAAGGTTATAAGGGAGAGAATGATATTGCATATGATAGTCCATTTGGCAAAGGGCGTCCCGGCTGGCATATTGAATGTTCTGCAATGATTGAAAAACACTTAGCATACCAAAATGAAGAATATGGTATTGATATTCACGCAGGAGGATCAGATTTGCTCTTCCCTCATCACGAAAATGAAGCCTCACAAACGCGTTGTGCTACAGGAAGAGAAATTGCTAAATATTGGCTACACAATGGTTTTGTGAATATCAATGGTGAAAAAATGAGCAAATCTCTTGGCAATAGCTTTTTTATCAAAGATGCGCTAAAAGTCTATGATGGAGAGATTTTACGTAATTATTTGCTGGGCGTGCATTATCGCTTGGCACTCAATTTTAATGAAGAGGATTTGTTACAAAGCAAAAAACGACTTGATAAACTCTATCGCCTTAAAAAACGTGTTATAGAATCTCACATACAATCTCCTCAAATTACAAGAGAAGAAATAAAGCAATTTACTCACAATATCAAAGAAACCGCCAAAGAAGCGCATAAAACATTTTTATCCTCACTTGTTGAGGCTTTAAGCGATGATTATAATATCTCAAAAGCTTTGAGCATTATTGAGGATATGCTCTCTACAAGCAATGAATATTTAGACAAAAATCCTAAAGATAAAGCCTATAAGCAAGCTATTAAAGCAAATCTCGCGTGTATTGAATTTTTACTCGGGCTTGGAGGTAAATCCACACAAAGTTATTTTCAGCTTGGACTTGATGAAAAAACTAAGCAAGAGATAGAATCTAAAATTGCTAAGCGTCAAGAAGCAAAAGCACAAAAAAACTATGCACTTGCTGATAAGTTACGCGATGAGCTAAAATCGCAAGGTATTGAAATTATGGACACTCCTCAAGGCAGCACTTGGGAAAAAATCTAAGCTACATATCTACATATATCATCTGTGCAGCACTCAAAATTACTTTAGATGTAATAATATCTTGGGTAATGCGCTCTTTAAGCAAATTTAAATCACTAAAACTCTGATTGTCTCGTATTTTACGCACAAAACATATACTTGCCATATCGCTTTCACACACAATCTCCTTATCAAGGATATGGCTTTCAATACTAAAATGCCTATCTGTGCTTAAACGATGTCCCACAAAACATACACTTGGCATTATTTTTTCATTTACTTTGGTAAAACTTGCATACACGCCCTCTTGTGGTATTACATAGCCTCTCGTTTGAATATTTATTGTCGGATAAAGTCTCTTTGAGCCTAGATTCTGTCCTTTAATAATAGTGCCTTGTAAATGATAATAACGTCCAAGCATAGCTACTGCCATATCCATATCACCATAGCGAATAAATTCTTTAATTAAACTTGAATGCACACCTACACCATTTATACGATATTCTGGCATAATAACAACCTCGCCTGCAAATAAATGGCATAAATCACTCGCGCTAAAAGCCCTATTTTTTCCAAAATGAAAGTCATAGCCCACCACAAGACGTTTAAGGGAGGGAAATTTCTCTTTTAATATAGTTATAAATTTTTCGCCACTCCAATGTGAAATCTCTTCAAAAGCTACATAAATAAGAGCGCAGGGACTATATTGTTCTTTAGAGGGTGTAAGGCACATATCATCAAATTTTCCTTCAATGCAAAGCAAAGCACCTTTTTTATCCAAATGCTTAAAAAGCTCTTTGTGTGCTAAATGCATACCATCAAATTTTCCTAGTGCTAATGATTGCACTTCTTTATCGCTGCACATAGACAAAAAATTCTTCATTTCCTTCCTTTCCGCTTAATATACTTTGAGATGTGTGCAAGATTCTAAAACCTCTTGTTTGCACATAAGCACAAAAATCTGCAAGAGCAATATGTGCGAGTGTTTTGTCTTTTAATACGCCTTTTTTATCGCGTTTTGCTGCGCGTCCTACCTCAAATTGTGGTTTAAAGAGCCATATACACTCTGCGCTTACAAGTCGCTCAAAACTTTCCATAAGCTTATATAATGAAATAAAGCTCACATCGCACACTACTATATCAAAATACTCACAAGGCTCAAATTCTCGCACATCACATTCTTCAAAAACTCTTACACGCTCATCATCTCGCATATTCTGATGAAGCTGATTTTTCCCTACATCAACACATACTATTTCAGACACACCAAAATTTAAAAGCACTTGGGCAAATCCTCCTGTGCTTGAACCAATATCAAGCGCTCTTTTGCCTACTAAATATCCTTCCTCCCATAACCCCTTGCACACAAGCTCTTCAAAAAAGCCTCTTAATTTGTATCCTGCACGTCCAAGCAATAAGCCTTGTGTGTCTATATCTACCTCATCGCTGCTTTTTAAAGGTAAAGAGCTTTTATATACCACTTTGCCATTTACCCGCACACAGCCAGATTCTATCGCCTCTTGAGCTTTAGTGCGAGAAGATAAAAGTGTTTTAAGGTAAATATCAAGTCGCTGCATTATTTTGATTATTTTGTAAGATTGCTTTTTGCTTTTGCATAGCTAAAATCAACGCTCATATTTCCTACACCTGCAATTTCTACATTAAATTGTAGCATATCTTTGCCACGCGCACCTATAGATTCAAAAACCACTTTATACATATCATTATAAATAACATCAGGCTTTAGAAACTCCATATCCGCAGTGCTTAGTTTGCTGACATTGCTAGGTTTTATACTTTTATAAATATTTTTTAAAGAAAATTGTAAATCTTTTAATTTCACTTGTCCAAGCTTATCGTATAACTCTACAAAAAATACTTCTTTATTATCACTTCCTCCAAAAGTATCATCAACTTCATTCATATATCGCACAATCATCACAACTCGCGTGTGATTATGTATTAAAATTTGAGATTTTCTCATAGCTTGTATTTCGCGCTCTTTAAAGGCTCTTTTTTCTTTAGAATCCTCATATGCTGAAGTAATGTGTATAAAATCTTTACGATAAAAATCACTACAACCTGCAATCCACACATTCATACATATTCCTGTGATAACACACATACAAAGCCTCAATATAACCACATTTTCCCTTTTTCCTTTGTTTATCTTTAATTTTGTAAATGATACTTATTAGATTCTAAAATTATGGGAATTTTATCACAAAGTTTGCTACAATACCCAAATTTATCCCCAAAAGGAGATTTATGCGCCCGCCCAAACATCTCTTACGCACAAGCGATCTTGATAATTCACAAATAGAAACAATTTTACAACAAGCCCAAACCTACAAAGATATGCACCATAGAGAGAATCTTAAAAACAAAACTATTATTACCATTTTTTTTGAAAACTCCACGCGCACACTCTCAAGCTTTGAAATCGCTGCTAAACGCTTAAGTGCTGATGTTGTGCGACTTGATGTGAGTAAAAGCTCCACTACAAAGGGAGAGAGTATGTCTGATACTGCAGCCAATCTCAATGCAATGAATCCAAGCGCAATTATCATTCGTCATAAAAATGCAGGAGCTGGATATTATCTTAAATTCCAAGTGAGCTGCCCTATCATCAATGCAGGAGATGGTGCGCACGCACACCCTACACAAGCCCTACTTGATTTACTCACACTTAAAGAACATTTTGATAATGATTTAAACAATCTCAAAGGTAAAAAAATTGCAATTATTGGTGATATTGTAAATTCCCGTGTGGCAAATAGCAATATTGAGCTGCTCTCGCGTTTTGGTATGGAAGTGATTCTCGTTGCCCCACCTCATTTTCTTCCATCCACACATTTACGCACTTGCTACTCTTTGCGAGAAATTGCCAAAGAAGTTGATGTATTTATGAGTTTGCGCACTCAAACAGAAAGACACGATAAACAAATTTATGGCTCACTCAAAGACTATGCTTCACAATACTGCCTCACGCCCGAGATTCTAAGCGATAGAGATGTTATTGTTTTACATCCTGGACCTGTTCATCGTAACATTGATATTGATGATGAAGTGCTTAAAGACCCACGTTGCAAAGTTTTAGAGCAGGTAACTAACGGCGTATGTGTGCGTATGGCAGTGCTTGAATTTTGTATCTGCACATAAAGTTTATTTGATATTAAGTCTCAATTAAGCATAAAATGTTAGAATACATATTGTATTCTAAAAAATACGTAAATTTATTTGAAATATCTGCAAATATTTCAAACCTCAAATTAAGGATAAAAAATGAAAAAAACTTTAGTAGTTGCAGCCTTAGGAGGCTTATTTGCTTCAAGCGTGAATGCTTTTGATTACAAAGTAAGTGGTTCGGCGGAAAGTTTTACAAAATGGGGCTTTAATAATCAAAAACTTGATATACCCAACAATCAAGCTCCCACAGAGAGTTTTACGACATTATTTGCACAGCTTAATCTCAATGCAGATTTAGGAGCTGGATTTAAAGCAGGGTTTGGCGGGGCTTTGGGTGGATTAGCTTTTGATTCTACACGAAATGACCCTATATTGGATGGTGTAGGCTCTCCTGTTATTACTTCTTATTTTGGGACTGCGTGGGATAAGGCAAAAGTGCAAAATTATATGGTGCAAAATGCCTTTTTAGAGTATAGCTATAGTGATAATGTCTATTTTAAAGCCGGACGTTATCAATCTGGCAAGGTAGGTGAGTGGTTTAGTGGCTATAATCAAGGAGCAGAGGGTTATTTACAAGCTGGAAGTGTGAAACTCTGGGGATTTTTATCAAATCGCCGTGCCTTTGCGTATGACCAATGGTTTAATGATTTCTATCGTGTTCACGGAATTTATGGGGGAGGGGCTACGCGTAATACCTATGCTTTGGGGCTTAATCTTACTTTTGGTGGGCTTACACTCTCTGGATTCTCTTATTATACACCCGGAATAGTAACTGCTCCGGGCGCAAGTATTACCTTTGATACCAATCCAAACAAAGAATCTCAAGGCTTTAGAAGTATTACCAAACTTCGTTTTCTCGCACCTATAGCGGATATAAGCCAAAGAATCAATGCTAAAAGGTGGGGAGAGATAGATAAACACTCTTATACACTTTATCTTGAGCAACGATTTGAAGTCAATCTATTTAACTTTGGTGCAGGATATTATCAAAACTTTGGCAATGCAAATGAACTCATTGGACGCTGGGGAAATCCTATCTCTATTGATATTTGGACAGGAAGCGCATATGATATAGGACAATCCTTAAATGACATCATCGGCAGAAATGCCATTACAGGTTTTGGGTATATCGGGGCAAACTATAGCAGCTTTGATTGGAAAATATTAGGACGTGGAACAAACAGCCCGCGAAGTGCAGAACAAAGTGTGGCATTTATTCTTAATTATCAAATCCGCGAAGACATCGCTGTAGGTGGAAAACTAGAATGGTTTAGTGATACAACTAAGAAAGGGTATAGTCCTCTTGGAGGCTCTTATCAGTCTCAAAATAATGGTGGCACTATGCTTACTCAAAACCGCAAAGATGACCGATCTCACGCATTTTTCTATATACGCCATATATTCTAAAACTTATGGATTGTGGTATAATGCTGGCTCATAGAATCTTACCTAACATTAAGATTCTATAAATTTATCATTAATTATATCATTATAACAATCCTAAGGAGTAAAAATGGATACCAATGAGAAAGAATCTATAACATCTCAACAAAACACAAAAGAGCAGATAAAAGCGAAGTTTCTTGCTGATAAGGCACGTTTTATCACTGCTGGTGTGCTTATAGTTGCACTTATTTTAATTTTAAGCATTGATTCAACCTTACTTACTTGTATCGTGCTTGCTATTATTTGCCTCATTGGTGTGCAAGAATCCCTTAAACTCTATGCTCTCCCACCTGCATTACATTATTATATTGCTACAGCTTTTATTTGGGTGCTTGCATACTTTAATGAACGCATAATAGAATCTGCACTTTTTACTCTTGTGATTTACGCTTCCTATCTTGCTTATAGCAAAAAAATCTCGCCTAAAACCCTGCTTCCATTTATTTATCCTGTGTTGCCGTTTTTAAGCATTTACGCACTCTATAAAGACGCCGGAGGAGCTGGAGTATGGGTGATTGTATGGCTTATTGTCATTGTAGCCCTCACTGACACAGGAGCATATCTTGGAGGAAAAGCTTTTGGTAAAACGCCTTTTTGTCCTACGAGCCCCAAAAAAACCATTGAGGGTGTTATTTGTGGGGTAATTTGTGGGGTAATTTGTGGCTCTATTGTGGGAATTGGCACTTGTGGAAACTTCTTATACTCACTTGGTATTACTTTTGTAGTCGCAATTTCTTCTGTCTTTGGCGATTTATTTGAGAGTTATCTCAAACGCGAAGCAGGTGTGAAAGATAGTGGCTCTGTGTTGCCTGGACACGGTGGTGTGCTTGATAGGCTTGATGCTGTGCTTTTTGGTGCAATAGTAATGCACTTTTTACTTTTCTTTTTGCCCGGTTACAAAGACTTGGCAATTATGCTCTAATTAATGATTTTACTTGGTAGCACAGGGAGCATTGGCACAAACGCCCTTGAAGTTGCCTCACATTTTGATATACCCATAGAATCTCTGTGTGCTGGGAAAAATATCACGCTTTTAAATCAACAAATCGCACACTATGCGCCAAAAAATGTTTGTATTGCTGATAAAAATGACGCCCATAAACTCATAAATGGCAACTATAAGCTGTTTTTTGGGAGTGAGGGCATACTAGAAATGATAGAATCCTCTCATTCTCATCTACTGCTGAATGCCCTTGTAGGATTTGCTGGATTAAAACCTAGCTTTAAAGCCTTGCAATGTAACAAAAAACTCGCTCTTGCAAATAAAGAATCCCTAGTAAATGCTGGCTGGCTCTTGCAAAATGCAGATATTACTCCCATTGATAGCGAACATTTTGGCTTATGGTATTTACAAAACAATCGCCCAATAACTAAACTTTATATTACTGCAAGCGGTGGAGCTTTTAGGGATTATCCACTAGATAAAATCGCCCTTGCTACCCCACAAGAAGCACTTAAACACCCAAATTGGCAAATGGGATATAAAATCACCATAGATTCTGCAAGTATGGCAAATAAACTTTTTGAAATACTTGAAGCGCGTTGGCTCTTCGATATAGAATCTATTGATGCCTTTATTGAGCCAAGCTCAAGTATGCACGCACTTATTGAATTTGCAGATGGGAGCATTACAACACATATAAGCACGCCTGATATGAAGCTCCCTATTGCCTATGCACTTGATAAAGATAAGGCAGCACAAATGCCTTTTATCCAGCCTTTGGATATACAATCCCTCTGCCTTGCTCTTAAAAACATTGATACGCTTCGTTATCCGCTATGGAATCTTAAAGACACGCTTTTACATACACCACAAAAAGGCATTGTGCTAAATGCAAGCAATGAAATAGCCATAGAAGCGTTCTTAGCACAAAAAATACCTTTTGGACATATAAGTGCGCTTATTTTGGCGATGATGGAATATTTTGATAGCTTTAAGTTTGCTTCTTTGTGTGATTTAGAATCCATACAAGCCTTTGATAACCAAGTGCGTGCAGTCTCATCACAATGGTTAGAGAGAAAAATTAAAGAATAAATCAAACAAATTTGTTGTATATGCAACTTTTTGTTGCATTTGCACTACAAAAAAAAAAAAAGCGTTTTAAATTTTGTTTTTGCACTTATGTAGTGCTATAATTGTATGTCTCTAGTATCAAATGATACTAAAACTTTTAGACAAAAGGATTAAAATGAAAAAGATTCTTATCTCAAGTGCATTAGCAGCAAGCCTATTTGGTGTAGCTCAAGCACAAACAAGTGGGCTTTTTGTAGGGGTAAATGCAGGAGTGCCTATTACTACGCCCTCATATGGTCCTGCTATACCAAATTCTAGTATGTTTCCTACAAGCGGAATAGGCTGGGCAGTAGGACTAGATGTAGGCTATAAACAAGTCTTGAGCGAAAACTATGGTTTAAAATACTATATCAGCTATAACTACAATCAAAGCAAAGGTTCTAAGGATAATAGCCCTTTACCTAAAGTAAATGCTGATATTAATCAACATCTTATCACTGCAAATGTGGATTATTACTTTAATTTCACTCCTGCTTTTGGTGCATATATCGGTATTGGTGTAGGCTATCAACAATATGATCCTACTTGGAAAATAGCTGGAAATGCTATGCCTACTGAAGCTAAAGGCGGACTTGCCGTGCCTGTAAATGTGGGGCTTACCTATAACTTTAATGATGCAAGTCAAATCCTCCTTGGAGCAAAAATTCCATTACTAGGCTATGATTATAAAATTACGCAACCTGTTGTAGGAGATGTGAAAGCAGCTACACTTCGCACTTACATCGTGCAAATTGGCTATAACTACACTTTCTAAATGTTTTTCCCTGCTTTCTATCAAAGAAGCGGGGAAGCAATCTTAAACTTTATTACCCTAAAAAAA from Helicobacter hepaticus ATCC 51449 carries:
- a CDS encoding outer membrane beta-barrel protein is translated as MKKILISSALAASLFGVAQAQTSGLFVGVNAGVPITTPSYGPAIPNSSMFPTSGIGWAVGLDVGYKQVLSENYGLKYYISYNYNQSKGSKDNSPLPKVNADINQHLITANVDYYFNFTPAFGAYIGIGVGYQQYDPTWKIAGNAMPTEAKGGLAVPVNVGLTYNFNDASQILLGAKIPLLGYDYKITQPVVGDVKAATLRTYIVQIGYNYTF